One genomic region from Curtobacterium sp. 9128 encodes:
- a CDS encoding acyl carrier protein, which produces MQPDQNTLADTTEQAVRRALADHGRLTVDAWDVAPIADLYLLGLTSHATVNVMLAIENDLDAEFPDHLLHRATFSSVESLTTAAAQVTA; this is translated from the coding sequence ATGCAGCCGGACCAGAACACCCTCGCTGACACGACCGAACAGGCCGTCCGACGCGCGCTCGCCGACCACGGGCGGCTCACCGTCGACGCGTGGGACGTGGCACCGATCGCGGATCTCTACCTCCTCGGGCTGACGTCCCACGCGACCGTCAACGTGATGCTCGCGATCGAGAACGACCTCGACGCGGAGTTCCCCGACCACCTCCTGCATCGAGCGACGTTCTCCTCCGTGGAGTCGTTGACCACCGCGGCGGCCCAGGTGACGGCGTGA
- a CDS encoding 4'-phosphopantetheinyl transferase superfamily protein — MTAVRTGCDLAAVDDVLAGISAHGERYLARVFTVRERTDAHDDPERLAARFAGKEAVIKLLRPTGGQAVPLHDVAIVLDGHGAPVVELTGAALTLAEAQGITVVDVSLSHERGLALATAVALADR; from the coding sequence ATGACCGCCGTCCGCACCGGGTGCGACCTCGCCGCAGTCGACGACGTCCTCGCCGGGATCAGCGCGCACGGCGAGCGGTACCTCGCCCGGGTCTTCACGGTCCGGGAGCGCACCGACGCTCACGACGACCCGGAGCGCCTCGCCGCGCGGTTCGCCGGCAAGGAGGCCGTGATCAAGCTCCTCCGCCCCACCGGCGGGCAGGCGGTCCCGCTGCACGACGTCGCGATCGTGCTCGACGGCCACGGCGCCCCGGTGGTGGAGCTCACCGGCGCAGCCCTGACGCTCGCCGAAGCGCAGGGGATCACCGTGGTCGACGTGTCACTGTCCCACGAGCGTGGGCTGGCGCTCGCGACGGCGGTGGCGCTGGCAGACCGGTGA
- a CDS encoding sigma-70 family RNA polymerase sigma factor, with translation MNQITGDRADWALSTAGDGQAFGRVFDRHAPRLRRHAVGLVPTPADADDVVAIAFLEAWRRRDHVRFVDDSLLPWLLVTTTNAAHNLTRSTRRHRSFLGRFPVDDPAPDPAERFTDGDAVAALRGLGLADQRVLTLCVLEGLSEREAATALGVPAGTVKSRLHRAKARLHQQYTATAEPLGGAL, from the coding sequence ATGAACCAGATCACGGGGGACCGCGCCGACTGGGCCCTGAGCACCGCGGGCGACGGCCAGGCGTTCGGGCGGGTGTTCGACAGGCACGCTCCACGGCTCCGTCGACACGCGGTCGGACTCGTCCCCACCCCTGCCGATGCCGACGACGTGGTCGCCATCGCCTTCCTCGAAGCCTGGCGGCGACGTGACCACGTGCGGTTCGTCGACGACTCCCTGCTGCCCTGGCTGCTCGTGACGACGACGAACGCGGCGCACAACCTCACCCGCTCGACCCGCAGACACCGCAGCTTCCTCGGCCGGTTCCCCGTCGACGACCCCGCTCCCGACCCCGCCGAGCGGTTCACCGACGGGGACGCGGTCGCCGCGCTCCGCGGCCTCGGGCTCGCCGACCAACGGGTCCTCACGCTCTGCGTCCTCGAGGGGCTCAGCGAACGCGAGGCGGCGACGGCACTCGGCGTCCCCGCCGGGACCGTCAAGTCCCGACTCCACCGGGCGAAGGCCCGGCTCCACCAGCAGTACACAGCCACAGCGGAACCCCTCGGAGGCGCACTGTGA
- a CDS encoding amino acid--[acyl-carrier-protein] ligase, with protein sequence MTITEAPVTATPLDRARAALRARLLADRVLIDLGSPGLYGRTGVFERVYTAVDTAAVRSMADLDSEVLRFPPVEPLAAFERTDYIASFPDLAASISGFTGGDRKHRELLAARERGERWESFLEPADLMLAPAVCHPVYGLVGDTVQQAGRSFDIVGDSFRREPSLDPMRLQAFHMHEFVHIGTPTSAKAHRDEHIPVMRSLLEGFGLDIDVVPANDPFFGRVGKILARNQVEQALKYEFVTPVYGDAGEATAISSANLHEDHFGLSFGLRTEDGEVAHSACLAFGLERITIALFAAHGTDPAAWPAAVRRALTL encoded by the coding sequence GTGACAATCACCGAAGCACCCGTGACCGCGACGCCGCTCGACCGTGCCCGCGCAGCGCTCCGGGCACGACTCCTCGCCGATCGCGTCCTCATCGACCTCGGGTCCCCCGGGCTCTACGGCCGCACCGGCGTCTTCGAGCGCGTGTACACCGCCGTCGACACCGCTGCCGTCCGCTCGATGGCGGACCTCGACTCCGAGGTCCTCCGCTTCCCGCCCGTCGAACCGCTCGCCGCGTTCGAACGCACCGACTACATCGCCTCGTTCCCGGACCTCGCGGCGTCGATCTCCGGCTTCACCGGCGGCGACCGCAAGCACCGCGAGCTCCTCGCGGCGCGCGAACGCGGCGAGCGCTGGGAGTCCTTCCTGGAGCCGGCGGACCTGATGCTCGCCCCAGCGGTCTGCCACCCGGTCTACGGCCTGGTCGGTGACACGGTGCAGCAGGCCGGCCGGTCCTTCGACATCGTCGGCGACTCGTTCCGGCGTGAGCCATCGCTCGACCCGATGCGGCTGCAGGCGTTCCACATGCACGAGTTCGTCCACATCGGCACACCCACATCGGCGAAGGCGCACCGCGACGAACACATCCCCGTGATGCGGTCGCTCCTGGAAGGCTTCGGGCTGGACATCGACGTGGTCCCCGCGAACGACCCGTTCTTCGGCCGCGTGGGCAAGATCCTCGCGCGCAACCAGGTCGAACAGGCGCTGAAGTACGAGTTCGTCACGCCGGTCTACGGTGACGCGGGCGAGGCGACCGCGATCAGTTCCGCCAACCTCCACGAGGACCACTTCGGCCTGTCCTTCGGGCTCCGCACCGAGGACGGCGAGGTCGCCCACAGCGCATGCCTGGCCTTCGGCCTGGAGCGCATCACGATCGCCCTGTTCGCCGCGCACGGCACCGACCCCGCCGCATGGCCAGCGGCTGTCCGTCGCGCGCTGACGCTGTGA
- a CDS encoding phosphatidylserine decarboxylase family protein, which produces MTTPAETDHKRRGGWLPGQDDLEAWIEGHRERARAHRDRPLHPAVAAFRHLFDTDPVIRMGMTRMIEQVPHGKQYRKRHIEDTDEFFSLVNEVMTTAPAFSDGGMVTTPFAAILDWTMATPAGFAVYRDPKVNAALKDVLDAWAEYLDSPASLSVIVDAPDGWKSEQAQQVVGMDQFQHDPDAEHWGFTSWNDFFIRRFKDGQRPVAAPDDDTVVVSSSESTPYAIATNVQRRDEFWVKQQPYSLEDLLANDESVDRFVGGSVYQAFLSATNYHRWHAPVAGTIVRAFVQPGTYFSEADAEGSDAVEPKDSQGYLAHVAARAVIIIEADNPSLGHVAVVPVGMIEVSSCVIGDGIEPGRHVDKGDELGYFQFGGSTECLVFEPGAIESFAVQAFPDPRHPALVRLHTQIATAASV; this is translated from the coding sequence ATGACGACACCCGCAGAGACCGACCACAAACGCCGGGGCGGGTGGTTGCCTGGCCAGGACGACCTCGAAGCCTGGATCGAAGGGCACCGCGAACGCGCTCGCGCCCACCGCGACCGCCCGCTGCACCCCGCCGTCGCCGCGTTCCGGCACCTGTTCGACACCGACCCGGTGATCCGGATGGGGATGACCCGCATGATCGAGCAGGTCCCGCACGGCAAGCAGTACCGGAAGCGGCACATCGAGGACACCGACGAGTTCTTCTCCCTCGTCAACGAGGTCATGACGACCGCTCCGGCGTTCAGCGACGGCGGCATGGTCACCACCCCGTTCGCCGCGATCCTCGACTGGACGATGGCCACCCCGGCCGGGTTCGCCGTCTACCGGGACCCGAAGGTCAACGCCGCACTGAAGGACGTCCTGGACGCGTGGGCCGAGTACCTCGACAGCCCCGCCTCGCTGTCCGTGATCGTCGACGCACCCGACGGGTGGAAGTCGGAGCAGGCACAGCAGGTCGTCGGCATGGACCAGTTCCAGCACGACCCCGACGCCGAGCACTGGGGCTTCACGTCCTGGAACGACTTCTTCATCCGCCGGTTCAAGGACGGCCAGCGCCCCGTCGCGGCCCCCGACGACGACACCGTCGTGGTCAGCTCGAGCGAGTCCACGCCGTACGCCATCGCGACGAACGTGCAACGTCGTGACGAGTTCTGGGTGAAGCAGCAGCCGTACTCCCTCGAGGACCTCCTCGCGAACGACGAGTCCGTGGACCGGTTCGTCGGCGGGTCCGTGTACCAGGCGTTCCTCAGCGCCACGAACTACCACCGCTGGCACGCACCCGTCGCCGGCACCATCGTCCGCGCCTTCGTCCAGCCCGGCACGTACTTCTCCGAAGCCGACGCCGAGGGCTCGGACGCCGTGGAGCCGAAGGACTCGCAGGGGTACCTCGCGCACGTCGCCGCGCGGGCCGTCATCATCATCGAAGCCGACAACCCGTCGCTCGGACACGTCGCGGTCGTCCCCGTCGGGATGATCGAGGTCTCCTCCTGCGTCATCGGCGACGGCATCGAGCCCGGCCGTCACGTCGACAAGGGCGACGAGCTCGGGTACTTCCAGTTCGGCGGGTCCACCGAGTGCCTCGTCTTCGAGCCCGGTGCGATCGAGTCGTTCGCCGTGCAGGCGTTCCCGGACCCGCGGCACCCCGCGCTGGTCCGCCTCCACACGCAGATCGCGACCGCCGCGTCGGTCTGA
- a CDS encoding Gfo/Idh/MocA family oxidoreductase, with product METLRVGIIGVNAARGWAREAHVPAIAATEGLELSAVATRSQTSADAAGAAFGVAAAYGDPLELIRDPDVDIVTVASSVSAHEPLIHAALQHGKHVVTEWPVAVGTAAMTTIAGAVAVAGVRSAVGLQARRDPAVLRAAQLLADHAVGRVLVVRVSSTTAGFGPTVDESAAPLEDPDAGMHLLTIQAAHTLDVVAALLGSPVEVSALHTVRFPELRSTTGSVVPRTLPDHVAVLGRFSDGAALVAEVVGGRGPDDTPFRLTIEGSTGVLELVGGAPRGFQAGVLELFVDGQRQPIDTPALPDSVVNVAGVYRALRADVRDGTSTAPSFVDAVRLAHLVDDLRRSDDTRASVTADQEWPRALRRIG from the coding sequence ATGGAAACGCTTCGCGTCGGCATCATCGGCGTCAACGCAGCACGAGGGTGGGCGCGAGAAGCCCACGTCCCTGCCATCGCCGCCACGGAAGGACTCGAGCTGTCCGCCGTCGCCACGCGCAGCCAGACGAGCGCCGATGCGGCCGGGGCGGCCTTCGGGGTCGCGGCGGCGTACGGCGATCCCCTGGAGCTCATCCGGGATCCCGACGTGGACATCGTCACGGTCGCCAGTTCGGTGTCCGCGCACGAGCCCCTCATCCACGCCGCCCTCCAGCACGGCAAGCACGTCGTGACGGAGTGGCCCGTCGCGGTCGGCACCGCGGCGATGACGACCATCGCGGGTGCCGTCGCGGTGGCAGGAGTGCGGTCGGCGGTCGGACTGCAGGCCCGTCGCGATCCCGCCGTCCTCAGAGCGGCGCAGCTCCTCGCGGACCACGCCGTCGGCCGCGTCCTCGTCGTGCGCGTCTCCTCGACGACGGCCGGGTTCGGTCCCACGGTCGACGAGAGCGCGGCACCGCTGGAGGACCCGGATGCGGGCATGCACCTGCTCACCATCCAGGCGGCGCACACCCTCGACGTCGTCGCAGCACTCCTCGGGTCCCCGGTCGAGGTCTCCGCGCTCCACACCGTCCGGTTCCCGGAGCTCCGGTCCACGACGGGCTCCGTCGTGCCCAGGACGCTGCCCGACCACGTCGCGGTCCTCGGCAGGTTCTCCGACGGTGCGGCACTCGTCGCCGAGGTCGTGGGCGGCCGCGGCCCGGACGACACGCCGTTCCGCCTCACGATCGAGGGGTCCACCGGCGTCCTCGAACTCGTCGGCGGGGCGCCGCGGGGGTTCCAGGCGGGGGTCCTCGAGCTGTTCGTCGACGGCCAGCGGCAGCCGATCGACACGCCTGCGCTGCCGGACTCAGTCGTGAACGTCGCGGGCGTCTACCGAGCACTCCGCGCCGACGTCCGCGACGGCACCTCGACCGCGCCCTCGTTCGTCGACGCGGTCCGACTCGCACACCTGGTCGACGACCTCCGTCGGAGCGACGACACTCGGGCCTCGGTGACCGCGGACCAGGAGTGGCCGCGCGCGCTCCGTCGCATCGGTTGA
- a CDS encoding acyl-CoA dehydrogenase family protein, with product MTTLQPESPTRSVVAAGSTADRFAERTAAVAAVAAQFADEVDRDARPPREAIAAMREYGLLAAAVPVERGGEGASVSDLSAIATELGGACAATGMVFAMHQGQVMALWRHGGDAAGVRAMIDQVLGGALVASSTTEKGVGGDARRSTCAIEASTEVPGRIRLRKDAPVISYATESSAVFVTARRDPDAPASDQRLVICDTERTVLSQTSTWDTLGLRGTCSNGWILDAETTLDHVFRDDYATISAQTILPVSHVLWASVWLGIAASAAERARSAVRKQARASIGTTPPGALRLAELLVDLQGLADGVRHAAERFDAVADDPDTLESSAYALAANALKVGASQKVTDIVTAALRIVGIAGYAASGPMSIARHLRDAHGAAVMVSNDRLLQNDAGLALMSGAIL from the coding sequence GTGACCACGCTGCAGCCGGAGTCCCCGACGCGGTCCGTGGTCGCGGCCGGATCCACCGCGGACCGCTTCGCCGAGCGCACCGCCGCCGTCGCAGCCGTCGCCGCGCAGTTCGCGGACGAGGTCGACCGGGACGCCCGGCCCCCGCGCGAGGCGATCGCCGCGATGCGCGAGTACGGCCTGCTCGCCGCCGCGGTCCCGGTCGAACGCGGTGGCGAAGGCGCCTCGGTGTCCGACCTGTCCGCGATCGCGACCGAGCTCGGCGGTGCGTGCGCAGCGACGGGGATGGTGTTCGCGATGCACCAGGGCCAGGTGATGGCGCTCTGGCGCCACGGCGGTGACGCTGCCGGCGTGCGCGCGATGATCGACCAGGTCCTGGGTGGCGCGCTCGTCGCGTCGTCGACCACCGAGAAGGGCGTCGGTGGCGACGCTCGACGGTCCACCTGCGCGATCGAGGCGTCCACCGAGGTCCCCGGTCGCATCCGCCTCCGCAAGGACGCCCCCGTCATCTCCTACGCCACGGAGTCCAGCGCGGTGTTCGTCACCGCTCGCCGCGACCCCGACGCACCGGCGTCCGACCAGCGCCTCGTGATCTGCGACACCGAACGCACCGTGCTCTCGCAGACCTCGACGTGGGACACACTCGGACTCCGGGGCACGTGCAGCAACGGGTGGATCCTCGACGCCGAGACCACCCTCGACCACGTGTTCCGCGACGACTACGCCACGATCTCGGCGCAGACGATCCTCCCCGTCTCGCACGTGCTGTGGGCGTCGGTGTGGCTCGGCATCGCGGCCTCGGCAGCGGAACGCGCACGCTCGGCCGTCCGCAAGCAGGCACGGGCCAGCATCGGGACGACACCACCCGGTGCGCTGCGGCTCGCGGAGCTCCTCGTCGACCTCCAGGGCCTCGCCGACGGCGTCCGGCACGCCGCCGAGCGGTTCGACGCCGTCGCCGACGACCCCGACACCCTCGAGTCGAGCGCATACGCCCTCGCCGCGAACGCGCTGAAGGTCGGCGCCTCCCAGAAGGTGACGGACATCGTCACCGCAGCGCTCCGCATCGTCGGGATCGCCGGGTACGCCGCGTCGGGACCGATGAGCATCGCCCGGCACCTCCGAGACGCACACGGCGCCGCCGTCATGGTGAGCAACGACCGTCTCCTCCAGAACGACGCCGGCCTGGCACTCATGAGCGGAGCGATCCTGTGA
- a CDS encoding TetR/AcrR family transcriptional regulator, producing MGAGASAGPQRGRPVSLQSRTAAVSAAAALLADAGWPEFSIDEVARRSGVGKATIYRHWAGAFPLAVEAWGDLVTEAVPTVSTGRVEDDLLDQVARLAEFYASADGTVAVQLIGASVAQPGGGEIIARAFFGARRAATRDLVRAGMDAGQLRDDLDPDVVIDLLFGPIVFRLFNGLGALDGRAARASAELAMRSITCC from the coding sequence ATGGGAGCCGGAGCGTCTGCAGGACCGCAACGCGGGCGGCCGGTCAGCCTGCAGTCGAGGACCGCAGCGGTCAGTGCCGCGGCCGCCCTGCTCGCCGATGCGGGGTGGCCCGAGTTCAGCATCGACGAGGTCGCACGACGTTCGGGCGTCGGGAAGGCGACGATCTACCGGCACTGGGCCGGAGCCTTCCCGCTCGCCGTCGAGGCATGGGGCGACCTCGTCACGGAGGCGGTCCCGACCGTGTCCACCGGACGGGTCGAAGACGACCTCCTCGACCAGGTGGCGCGACTCGCCGAGTTCTACGCCAGCGCCGACGGGACCGTCGCGGTCCAGCTGATCGGGGCCTCCGTCGCGCAGCCGGGTGGCGGTGAGATCATCGCGCGGGCCTTCTTCGGCGCTCGTCGTGCGGCGACGCGCGATCTGGTCCGCGCGGGGATGGACGCCGGTCAACTGCGGGACGACCTCGACCCCGACGTGGTGATCGACCTGCTCTTCGGGCCGATCGTGTTCCGCCTGTTCAACGGCCTCGGCGCGCTCGACGGTCGAGCCGCTCGTGCCAGCGCTGAGCTCGCCATGCGGAGCATCACCTGCTGTTGA